Proteins encoded together in one Papio anubis isolate 15944 chromosome 3, Panubis1.0, whole genome shotgun sequence window:
- the LOC101001060 gene encoding high mobility group protein HMG-I/HMG-Y-like, protein MSESSSKRSQPLASRQEMDSTEKSGRGRPRKQPLVSPRIALVGSQKEPSKVPTPKRPWGQPKGSKNKGAAKTRKTTTTPGRKPSGRPKKLEKKEEGGISQESSQEEQ, encoded by the coding sequence ATGAGTGAGTCGAGCTCGAAGCGCAGCCAGCCCTTGGCCTCCAGGCAGGAAATGGACAGCACTGAGAAGTCGGGCAGGGGCAGGCCCCGCAAGCAGCCTCTGGTGAGTCCCAGGATAGCACTGGTAGGGAGTCAGAAGGAGCCCAGTAAAGTGCCAACACCTAAGAGACCTTGGGGCCAACCAAAGGGAAGCAAAAACAAGGGAGCTGCCAAGACACGGAAAACCACCACTACTCCAGGAAGGAAACCAAGCGGCAGACCCAAAAAactggagaagaaggaagaggggggCATCTCGCAGGAGTCCTCGCAGGAGGAGCAGTGA